The Vigna unguiculata cultivar IT97K-499-35 chromosome 11, ASM411807v1, whole genome shotgun sequence genomic sequence CAAAGCTCCTTTTAATAGCTCTGACCAGTTCaacatattttcaaattcatgttGGCATTTCATGTCAAGAACGTGCCTAGAATAAAAAGGGCCAAAGCATTATTCGTTCAAAGCATGAAACAATAATTTCACAATTCAACCAGTACCACACTTTTTTTTCTGGCTCCAAAATTCAGTGGGTCCTCATGTTCTGGTCTGGATTAGGCACACTCATGTGAACATACCCCAAGTCCTTCACCTGACATGTTTCTGAACATTCCTCACATCACAATAATATCATACTTATCACCTATTTAGTAATCACTGCATGGCTTCACTTCATTCACCCCTATATATATACATCTCTACATTTTCTTCTGATACTACCAATTCCAACCACAGAAACATTTTATCAGTTCATACATATATCTTTACCCTTCTTCTTCTGCATCATGAAGACTGGTAACAGATTTGTGGGGATAGCCAATGCCAAGCACAAACTTCAGAGAACTCTTTCACAGAGAATCAAAATGGCTTCTTCTGTCGCTGATGTTCCAAAAGGGCACTTGGCAGTGTACGTTGGAGAGAATCATAAGAGGTTTGTGATTCCAATATCTTACCTGAGCCACCCTTTGTTCAGAGACTTGTTGGATTGGGCTGAAGAAGAATTCGGATTCAATCACCCGATGGGTGGTCTCACTATTCCATGCACTGAACATTACTTCGTTACTCTAACTTCTTCTCTTAGTTAATTACTTGTTCAGAAACCAGCAATGGTTGGTTTCATCAATTTCACCAATTCGACATTGGCTATTTTCATTTTCCTAGTTCGTAGACAGATAGGAGCAATAATATCTGGCCTCGTCCATTCATTTTGTTCTGGAGATTCTCCTTAATCCAATTGCATCGCAAATGATGCCTTCAAATTTTGTACATATATCTCTCTCTCAATTGAGTTCAAGCAAATTTATGCTTCCAAATGTTGCTATGAAATCTCCAACTGATAACAAATGCCTTTGAATATACCGGTTTATTTTATAGTAAAGTCTTTAACTTTTCGTTggaaacttagactcacacttggattttCGTATCCCACTCACACTTAGATTTGATTTTCagttactttttataatataatttcctTCATTCTTCACTACAATTATATCAGCACTGTAATAACATCTATATAAACTGTTAACTGGAGTGGAGAACAGCAACATGAGTATATATAGTTAACAAAGAAAATTGCTTTAAAATGACAATTATTTTATAGAAATCTTTTTGGCATTAATATGTGCCATAGATAGTAGAGAATATTGCTTTTTCCTTATAAAACTTATAAAGGTTATGTTCTGtgtaaaagaattattaaagtGAAAACATGAACAAAAGATAACTCCTGATACCCTTTAACCCCTAACTTCATATCTAACATAAATGTCATCACTAGCCATTTGGCTTATTTACTAGAAGATAATGCTAAAACTATGGACAGATTAAAACCGATTGAAATATTtgcttaaatttaaaagaaaaatattattaagtgaGCGTTTTTAAAACTAGGAACATATTGAAAATGAATTAAGTACTACAttcaaactttaaattttatacagaataaaatcaaattttattaaaattgattatgatttaaaattgagttcaaaaatttacaataaataaataaattagtatatttaaagttattaaaaaaaaccttGGGCTTTGCGGTGGTCCACTAACAAGTAAATTTATtcgttttataataattatttccaGATCCTACTTACAATGAGTTTCctgtttttaagaaaaaatagttttaactattttaaaagaataaaaaatttaactttagcTTTTATAAGAGTCAAAATTCAACTTGAACTGTTTTTTCCCACTTATTATTGATTTATCTCTTTTTCTAAGTAATCTCAAATTAGATTTTCCTTATTGATTTTCTCTTATTGTAATTTTTctctatctattttttttatatgatctTTCCATTCACTTTGATATTCTTCATCATATTGGATTTCTTCCTCTATCACTCTCATCTTTTTTTAGAATTGCATATTCTACAGTAATAACTTGGATGAAAGTTGAAATgtggttatttatttattttcttctattggacatcaattttatttaaaaaatattcatctttttttattttgatctttCTTTTATATCATCATTGTAATCAACTTCTCTTTCGTAAAACCTAAACAAAAATTATCTTTCACATGAGTTTTGAATACTTCTTGATTGTTTGCTTTAATCACACAAAGTTTGTTTTTAAAGGATAACTTATaacatttatttcataattaagcaaCACTCAATGAATTTTGATTAATGAGAAAGATATAagaccaaaataattaatttgacaCTTAAATGATGCAATTATTCATGTACCTTCTTAACAAGTTGTCCCTTATTTCCAATTTTTACTATAGAAATAGTTTATTTGTTGAATTCTTTAAAAGGTTATCGATCATGAGTCATGTGGTTTGTATAACTAAGGTCTATAAACTAGCCTTTTACAGATTTATTGGTTGTAACACAAATTTGCAAGAAGTAATTTCCGGCTTATTCTTCCTGTACAATCTTGACAACTTTTTGGTATGTTGAAATTCACATATATTTTTCACATGTCTCAATTGACCACATTTTAGCATTTTACATTTGGTCTctactaatatttgttatatatgtgtggatttatttttttgcaatAGAGACAAGATTAAAAATACGCGTGTATTGTTGGTTTAGTTGTATTTGTTGCTTTTGTGGTTCTTGACTTTGAAAACACTTTTGcttatataaagtaaaatatattcaacTCCAGTATATCTTCATATCACTCTAGCAATGTTACCAAAATTTTTTCAACGATTCTAAAATTTTCCCAATAATTTCATCTTGTTAGCAATGgttaacatttttgtttgagTGTTCCTTAATTTTCTTAGACTCTTTCATCCATTGACGCTCAAACtcttttatcaaattattacTTTCATTCCTTAAATCGTCTAGTTTCTTTCATATtcctttttcaaataattccAAATTTTTAGGTGATTTTAGGGTATGATTATGGTGAGGATCATATGTGAAAcaccaaaaaacaaatataagattcgcttttacatttttttttcttttatatttttatttgtgtcaTGATGGGATTCTGAGGCAATGGATTAATGATGTAGTCATCTTCAATAATTTCCAATAATTCAAGCTATTCTAGATAAGTTTGCATTCTTACACCCATAAATCATAACTTACTTTCGTCGTCAAAAAGTGGAATAGTGAGAGTTGTGAGaaatttttctccttttattttataggtCTTAAAAGAAATACGACTCTAATACaactatttgaaattttgaagatATAAAAGATctgttaaatgaaaaaattgtcgtttattttattcatgtactttatatataaaataaaagaatataaaatattaattatatcttactttttcaaatctaaataataaattaatacatttttatttttgtacaaaaattatctcaaaaaaacaaaaataatttttaaaaataatttaaataaaaaatatgaggCAAATATTTGAAACACTTTGGACAGTTTTTAacctataaaaatttaaaattgaaactaaaactGTGTTACATATATATAGAAAGGAAAAAGGGTAGGAAAGGTCTTGCgaagtttgatttgtttattGTGTGTCCCTGGGTTTGGAAAATGCATTGCATTTGCCATTGCATGTGTGCATGATGGTGTTTTGTTGGTACATATATGCATCATTGTGTTTATGGTATGCAATGTTTTGCTAAGTATCTATCTAATTTAACAATGTAGCATACATAGTAAGTAGATATAGGAAGTTGGAGTGTTAGGGTGCAAGTTCCGTAAAGTCGGCAACTAGGACATTCCATCACAACCAAGAACAATTTAGGGATTTTTCTCATCATAAACTCTAATCAATCACATGCCACTTTTTTAAAGATAATCTCGAAAATCTTACTATAgtgacaaatataattttaactaaattatgtatatacttaattgagtttttagtttttttataaattttaaaacttttaattagattcttattaaaaaaaattgtgtactcaaaatttgtatactttttaattattgtttaattttttgttaatcaAGTAATTTGATTAACATCTAGTCTTATCatcttgtttatttatctatatGTGTTGAGAAAAGTAAAGTTTTATTGTTAATATGAAAcaatattatgtaataaaaatgaCTTGTTTTAATTAGTCgtaatatttacatttattagcAATGAAGAGAGATAAGCAAGACTAGATAAACAACACTCATATCACTTGATtagtgaaaatataaatataaaggcttaaaatttatttaagtcttacacaactatatatatatatatatatatatatatatatatatatataattgaaataataaaaaataattaaaatatttacacattGTAAATATTCTTGagtaaattcatataaaatttaatgaaattgcTTTAATGTAAACCCCATTTTTTTTCAGCTTATATGTGTTTGGGCCTAGCCTTTTCGTAGGTCCAAGGTCAGACCATGAAGGGAACCCCCAATACCATGTCCAACccctctcactctcactttgtCTCTTTTTCCAGAAACCATTCTCTCTTCCCTCTCTCTACTGAAGTAGGAGCTCTGTTAGGGCACAGGAAACCTTCCTTTTTCGAGCTAGTCAAAATTCATTCTACCTCCAAGTAAGTCGAACTTTGAAGTTCCTTGGTcctttctttatgtttttacCGTTTGGGTAGTTGGTTTGGTTAGGGTTTAACCTCCTACCTCTGTTTTGTCCTGGTTTTCATGTTTCAGCTCACTGCTCTAGCTCTTGGAGTTGTGGTGCTCTTTAGTTGCAGACTTGTTGTGTTTGCTAGCGtctaaaaaggtaagggaagctaggtttttttttttgcgtttaTGAAATATGTGGTTCGTTTCGTTtctgttttatgtttaaatgattggaaaacgttagttttggtatatttctgagttaggggttcaaatattcatgaaactgtgatgttTGACGTCTTTTTTCGTATTCTGATGCGTCGCACAGTCGCTGGGCGAGTTCCTTGGCTCGCTGGGCTAGTTCCTTGGC encodes the following:
- the LOC114169517 gene encoding auxin-induced protein 15A-like, translating into MKTGNRFVGIANAKHKLQRTLSQRIKMASSVADVPKGHLAVYVGENHKRFVIPISYLSHPLFRDLLDWAEEEFGFNHPMGGLTIPCTEHYFVTLTSSLS